In Acidobacteriota bacterium, the DNA window GGCCGATACCCTGGCAATCCTCGCCGAACGGTATGGATCACGCAAGTTGCGTTTGCTCCAAAAGGTTGTAGCGCGTCTCCAAAAAAGTGGAGTTTCCCATGAATGAAGCCGTAGCGCGTATGTTGGCACGATACGAACGCAGGAGAGCAGAAGACGATGTTAAAGTCCTGCGCGAGATCTTGCAGGAGATTGCGCTTCTTGGCCTGTGGCGAAGCCGCTTTTTCGAAAAAGCCGCATTTTATGGAGGCACGGCGCTGCGCATCCTCCATGGAATGGATCGTTATTCCGAAGACCTGGATTTTTCTTTGTTGAAGCCTGCGGCGGAATTCGATCTCTCCCGCTACTGCAATGCTCTCGAAAAGGAGATCCGCTCGTTCGGATTTGATGCAACCGTGACCGGCAAATCAAAGAGTGGTCAAAGTGCAATCCGGTCGGCATTTCTCAAGGCGGATACTTTGAAGCATCTCCTTGTCATCAATACCACTGAGGGTCTAACTGCGAGTATTCCACCCGGACAGGTTCTGAAATTAAAAATAGAAGTGGATACGGATCCTCCGCCCGGATTTGACACCGAGACGCGTTTCCTTTTGCAGCCTATTCCGTTTTCGGTCAGGGCATTCGCCCTTCCCGATATGTTTGCCGGCAAAATGCACGCAGCACTTTGCCGGAATTGGAAAAACCGCGTGAAGGGACGGGACTGGTATGACTTGGTCTGGTATGCAGCCAATCACCCGCAATTACATCTCAAACATCTTGAGCAACGGATGATTCAAAGCGGTCATCTGAAAAAAACGGAAAAGCTGACACCGGAAAAGTTATCCGTCATTGGGAAAGCCGTTGTTCAAAGATTGGATGTAAATCAGGCAAGAAAGGAAGTGGAACCCTTCGTAAAAGATCCCGAGACACTGACTGCCTGGTCCCGCGAATTCTTCCACGATGTCATGCGCCGAATTGTATTTACCTAGATGACATTTGTACTTTTCCTGGCTGTTCACACCGTGGCTGACCATAACCTCGTCGACGCATCATGACCGTTTGCCTCCCCCATGCTACCCCAGGATGATTTATTGATTGGATGAATATCGGTAAGTTATTGATTTTATTGGTGGAGCTGACGAGGATCGAACTCGTGACCTCCTGACTGCCAGTCAGGCACTCTCCCAGCTGAGCTACAGCCCCACTCTTTTCCTGCGGTGTCCGGCGTGGGCGGCGGGCGGCTCCGGACACGGGGTCCGGGGTGCTCGTAGTCCACGGTAGAAAAAGATAGGGGATTATGGGGAGGTTTGCAAGGGGAAACGCATGCCCGGGGAGGAGCGGGGTGTCGGGGGAGCGGGGGGGAAGTCAGCTTAGGCGGAGCAGGGGGGGCGGGGCGCAGGTGATTTCCACCCGGCGGGCGTCGGCGGGGTGGGGGAAGGCCAGGGTGAGGTGGTGGAGGTGGTAGCCGAGGTCGCCGGGGAGGGCGCGGCAGCCTTCGGGGGGGACGCCGCCGGGGGCGTAGAGGGGGTCGCCCACGAGCGGGTGGCCGGCCGCGGCCAGGTGGATGCGGATCTGGTGCGGGCGGCCGGTCGTGATCTCGACCTCTACCAGCGCGGCGCCCGCGCGGCGCTCGAGGACCCGGACCCGGCTGTGGGCCCGCTTCCCTGCCGGGTGCGCGGCATGGACCGAGCCGAGGAGCGCATGGGGGACGGGGCCGATCGGGACGTCGATATCGAATAGGTCCTCGGCGGGCTGGCCGGAGACCAGGGTGCGGTAAAGCTTCCGCGTGCGTCCTCCTCCCCATAGGGCGGAGACGCGGGCGAAGGCCTCCGTCGTCAGGGCGAAGAGCACCACCCCCGAGGTCCCCCGCCCCAGCCGGTGGAGCGGGTTCGCCCGGGGGAACTGCCGGCGCACCAGCGCCAGCAGGGTATGCTCCATGAAGAGGCCGCCCCCGGGCATCGTCGGGAGCCCCGCGGGCTTGGCCACCGCGAGAAGGTGCGGGTCCAGGTGGAGGATGGCGTAGTCGAGAGGCACCTCGGGCTCCTCCCACGGCGGGCGGGACCAGGTCAGCTCCCGCCCCGGCGCGAGGAGGGTGTCGATGGAGGCCGGGACGCCGTCGAGGAGCACCCTCCCCGCACCGATGCGGTCGAGCCACTTATCTTGAGCGGTTCCGGGATAGTGGCGCCCGAGATATTCGAGGAGGGGGACGCCGGCGGCTTCCGGGCCCAGGCTCCTGCGGAATGCGTACCCGCGGTTTTTGCCCCTCATGCCGGGGAGTGGATCCGGTGCTCCTTGAGCGCCAGGTAGATCGACTGCGCCAGGGTCGATTTCCGGAAACCCACGACCTTGGTGTTGCGCACCCCCAGGAGCTTCTCCAGTTCCGCGGAGGTGTAGCAGGCGACGACGGGGTAATGGCGGAAGTCCTCCAGGATTTCGTCGCGGCTGTTGGCGGAGAGGTCCTCGGTGACCAGCACGAAGTGGAGGCGCCCCCTGGCGCGCGCGATATTGTCCCGGCCGACCAGGAGAATGCGTGCGCGCACCGCGAAACCGAACAGGGTCTCCGGCGATGCCACGGCCTGATCTTTTGTCATGGCCCGATTGTACCATTGCGCGCCCGGAACCGCCGCACTCCTCGAGGCCGCCGGTCGGGGCCGCCGGTTGGGCTCGAAGTGCCCCGCGGAATCTGGCACAATCGGGAGATGAGGATCGAACTGCCCGAATACGCCCGAGTCGTCCGCGGCCTCCCCTGCGGCCTCCACCCATACAGTACGCTGCTGCCGCGGCTCGCGGAGAGCCCCGTGGCGCGCCGGATCGGGACCGCCGCCACCCCGCTCGGCCCGCTGCTCGAGCGGGCGCGCGTCGATATCCGGCAGGAGGAGGGGTTCTGCTTCGTCGATATCGAGCTGCCGGCCATCGCCCTGTTCGAGTCGTACTACCGCGACGGGAGCGGGCTCGACCTCTACCTCGACCTGGCGCACGAGCTGGCCCACCTGCGCCAGTTCTACGAGGGGAAGGACCTGTGGGACCGCGGCCTGCACTACGTCGACCGCCCCACGGAGATCGAGGGGTACGCCGTCGCCGTGGAAGAGGGGGTGCGGCTGGGGATGACGGAGGAGGAAGTGATGCGCCACCTGTCCAACCCATGGCTCAGCCCGGCCGAGGTCGCCCGGCTCCGCGCCAACGTGGAACGGTTTCTGTCCAACGGCCACCCCTGACGACGGTGCGTCAGCCCGCGTAGGTCCGCAGAATGTCCCAGAAGGCGCCGCGGCAACCCTTCCCGATCGCTTCGACGAGGCGCTCGTTGGAATCGTAGTTGTAGTTCCGCTTCGGCCTGGAGGGATCGAAAAACAGGAATTTCGGGTCGGCGCCGATGAGGGCGTCCAGCCGCTCGAAGACGGAACCGGCGATTTCGGGCTCCAGGAAGAATGCCGGCTCCACGCCGGCGTTCCACCCCAGCTGCGCCGCCAGCGGCGTCCCCGGGAAGACCCGCACGCCCAGGGAGACCCCCGCCAGGTCCGCCCCGGCCCGGCGGACCATCTCCACCGTCCGCTCGATCCCGCGAAGGGTTTCCCCCGGGGCGCCCAGGAGCAGGTCCACCATCACCGCCATCCCTTCCTCCCGGGCATTGCCGACCGCGTCGACGACGTCCGCGGGAACGTGGCCGCGCCCCAGCCTTTTCAGCATGGACCCGTCCCCGTGGTCGGCGCCGAAATCGATGCCGGCGCAGCCGGCCGCGCGCATCGCCCGGGCCAGCCCGCGCGAAAAGGGGACGGGGGAACAGTAGGCGTACCAGCGCAATCTCTCCCCCAGCCCGCGGCGCGCGATCTCCCGGCAGACGTCGAGGGCGTGGGTTTCGGAAAGGTTGAACTCCCCGTCGCAGGTGTGCAGGACGTCGATCCCCTGGCCGAGCAGGTGTTCGATTTCGTCGGCCACCGCTTCGGGGGGCCGGCGGCGCACCCGCCTCCCCTTGGCGACCGGGTCGGCGCAGTAGATGCAGCGGCCGGAACACCCCCGTTGGGTCTCGAATCCCGCCTGCCCCCCCTCCCGGAAATAGCGGCCGTTGTCGAGCCAGCGCCGCCGCATCCGGGGGAGCCGGTCGAGGCGGCCGAAGCGGGGGGGATTGCGCTTCCAGACCCCGTTCTCCGGCCAGACCAGGCCGGGGAGGCCCTCCACCGGCAGCTGCCGCTCGAGCCGGCGGGCCAGTTCCGGCAGGACGAATTCCCCTTCCCCCCAGATACCGTAATCGGCCCCGGTCAGTTCGAGGATCTTTCCGGGCATCACCGAAAACCCGACGCCCCCCAGCACGATCGGGGCGTCGCTCGCGCGCCGCACCGCCGCCACCATCCGCGCGAATCCGGGAAGGTGACTCCCGCGGTTCGGATAGGCGCAGTCGTCGGTGTTGCGCAGGGTCATTCCCACCAGGCCGCACTCTTCTTCAGCCAGGAATCGCCCGATGGCGGCCTCCGGATCCTCCTCCCAGCAAAGGTCGAGGAGGGATACCGCCTGCCCGGCCGCGTCGAGCGCCTCGGCGAGATAGTCCAGGGCGATCGGCGCCACCGGGGGTCGAAGGCGGTTGGTGTTGATGAGGCCTATGCGCATCTGCCGACTCTCCTTTGCGGCGCGGGAAGGGTTCCGCCGGAGGATCTTAAATGAATTTTGTTTCTCTGTAAAACCGGATCTGTTATCGTTGCCGCATCCGCCTCGACCGCCCCATGACGGGAGCGGCGGCGGATCGAGCGGCAGGCCCACCATGACTTTTCCGGACGGGAATCATCGCAGGCAGGGAAAGAACCCGCATGGGCGGCCGCACGGGCGGCCACCCGGCGCGGGCCCCCGCCACGCGCCCCACCACCCCCGGCGCCCTCATCAGCCCCACCCCGCGCCGCATCCCAACCAACTGCCCTACGGCCTGCCGGTCGATCCCGGGGAGAGCGAGGATTGGATCCACCCCGGCGGCACGGGGGAGGAGGCGGCCTATCTCAAGGGGTTGGTCGATTCGCACACCAAAGTCACCGTGGTCCTCACGGACGGGGAAAGATTCCGTGGCCACATCCGCTACTACGACCGGGACTGCTTCAGCATCGGGCTGTCGGCCCAGGGGCCCCGCCTCCTCGTGCGCAAGGAGCACGTCGCCTGCATCGTGGAAGACTAGATCAATCCAGCAAACCCAATTTTATCAATAATATGCCAAGACATTAGTCCGTGCGCGAAACGGTTTCGGGCCGCGGGATTTCCGTCCCGACCGGGCCATTTTGCCATAATGCCGGACGCCAGGATGCCGATATCAATGGGGAACCGCGCACGCAGACGACGGCAGTGGAAAAGCGAGGGCACCTTGCGGGCAGATGTTTTTAAGAAATGGGCTAAATCCTTTAAATTCGTGCTTGTAGGATGCGGTCGGATGGGCCACTGCTACGCCACGGTGATCCACAACCACCCGCACATGAGTCTCGAGGCCGTCATCGACCCCAATCCCGAGGCGGCGAAGGCGTTCCGGCATTCCTTCCGGTGCAAGTCCTACGGTTCGGTGGAGGACTGCCTGGCCGCCGGCCACCAGGCCGAGGGGGCGGTGATCTGCACCCCGCCGGCCAGCCACGCGGAGATCGCCACGCAACTGCTCGAGAACCGGACCCACACCCTGTGCGAACCGCCCCTGGCCCTCGACCCGGAGTCGGCCGAAAAGATGAAGGAGACGGCGCGCCGCTGCGCGGCCACCCTCATGATGGGTTCCAAATTCCGCTTCGTGGCCGACGTCATCCAGGCCAGGGGGCTGATCCAGGCCGGCATCCTCGGCCACGTGCTCGAATTCGAGGGGGATTTCCGCGAAACGGTCGACATGACCTCGCGATGGAACGTCCAACCCGAACTCAGCGGCGGGGGAGTGCTCATGGACAGCGGCCCCCTGGCCGTGGACGTCGTGCGCTACCTTTTCGGACCGATCCAGGCGATCCGGGCGGAGGAGGGGCGCCGCGTCCAGTCCAGGGAGGTGGAAGACACGGTCCGGCTGGAACTGAGCACCGAGCCGGGCATCCTCGGGACCCTGCACCTGAGCTGGGCGCTCAAGAACAACGGCGAGGACTATTTCCGCATCTACGGCACCCAGGGGAACATGTGCATCGGCTGGCGCAAATCGTTTTACCGCCCCACCGGGGCGGCCGACTGGATCCACTTCGGCGAGGGGTACAGCACCCAGAAAGCCCTCGGCCTGCAGCTGAGCCATTTCATGGATGTCGTCTCGGGCGAGGAGGTCCCGGAAATCACCGCCGAGGAGGAGCTCGCCTCCGTGCGCGTCATCGAGACCGCCTACAGGTCGCTGGCGACAGGCAGGCACATGCACATCGGCGCTGCGGACCCGGACGCGGCCCGCGCGCGCAAGCTCTCGTTGATCTCCTCGTCTGCGAAACCTTTCCCCACCTGGATTTTCAACCGCTGAACCCCGGCGGGGCGGGCGGCCCCAATGGCCCGCCGGGCGGGGTCCCTTTATGTAAAAGCTCTGTAAAAGGAGCCCCCGGGGCGTTGCGCATCCCTTTTCAGGACCCTAAAATCACCGGGTATAACCTTGAACAGGATGCAGCAGATGACCCGAAGTCTTTTCAGATCGGCCCGGCCCACGGGCAGGACCCTCCGCGTCGTCCTCATCAAGCCGTCGAAGTACGACGACGAGGGCTACGTCATCCGTCATTTCCGGGGGGTGCTGCCGAGCAACACCCTGGCCTGCCTGGCCAGCCTCACCCGCGACGTCGCCGAGCGGCGGTTGCTCGGGGACATGAACGTGGAGGTGGAGCTGCTGGACGACACCGTCGAGAAGATCCCCGTGCGCCGCATCATCCGGTCGCACCGCCCGCCCCGCACCCGGACCGTGATCGCCCTCGCCGGCGTGCAGTCCAACCAGTTTCCGCGGGCGGCCGACCTGGCCCGGAAATTCCGCGCCGGGGGGCTCGATGTCCTCATCGGCGGCTTCCATGTCAGCGGCATGCTGGCGATGCTCGAGGGGATCTCCCCCGAAATCCAGGAGTTGCTGGACCTCGGCGTGACCGTGGTGAAGGGGGAGGTGGAGGAGACGTGGGGGGACCTGCTCCGGGACGCGGCCGAGGACCGGCTGCGGCCGCTGTACGACTTCATGGACCGCAAGCCCGATCTTCACGACCGCCCCATCCCGATGATCCACGGGGACTACCTCAGGAAGTTCATCGTCTCCAATTTCGGGACCATCGACTGCAGCCGGGGCTGCCCCTTCAACTGCAGCTTCTGCTCCATCATCAGCGTCCAGGGGCGAAAGATGCGCGAGCGCTCCCCGGAGGCGCTGATCCGGACCCTGCGCGAAAACTACGCCCGGAGCCGGGTCAATTTTTATTTTTTCACCGACGACAATTTCGCCCGCAACGGCTACTGGCGCGAAATCTTCCTTGAGCTCATCCGGCTGCGGGAGGAGGAGCGGATCCCGATCGAGTTCATGATCCAGGTCGATACGCAGTCCTACCGCATCCCCGATTTCATCCCTCTGGCGGCCCGCGCCGGGTGCACCCAGGTATTCATCGGGATGGAGAGCATCAACCCCCGGAACCTCGAGGCCGTCGGAAAAACCCAGAACCACGTAGAGGACTACGCGCGGTTGATCGCCGCCTGGCACGAGGCCAGGGTGGCGACCCACGTCGCCTACATCTTCGGCTTCCCCTTCGACACCCCGGAATCGCTCCGCGCGGACGTGGCCCGGCTGCAGGACGAACTGCAGGTGGAGCAGGCGTCGTTCTTCATGCTGACCCCGATCCCGGGCTCCCAGGACCACGCGCGCATGGTGCAGAGCGGCGAGCCGATGCACCCCGACCTGAACGATTACGATTCGTTCCACGAAACGATCCGGCACCCGAACTTCCGCCCCGGGGAACTGGCGGCCTCCTACCGGGAAGCATGGAAGAATTTCTATTCCTTCGATTACATGCGCTCCGTGCTCCGCCGCGCCAACCCGGAGAATTACCGGAACATCTTCTTCGATTTCATCTGGTACCGGAACTCGGCCCTGATCGAGGGGGGGCACCCGATGCTGCACGGGTTTTTCCGGCTCAAGGACCGCCTCGACCGCCGTCCCGGGTGCGTCGTGGAGTCCCGGCGGCGCCATCTCCTCCGGCGCAGCCGCGAAATCCGCGCCACGCTCCGGAGCTGGCTGGCCCTGACGCTCGAAATGGAGGAACTCTGGCTGCAGACGCGCCAGCGCAGCGAGGCCGAACTGCGGCTGCTGGCCGAGATCGAGAACCTGCGCGGCCAGCTCAACCGCAACCTCCGCGCCGCCGAACTGCAGATCGCGCACATGCGCGCCCGGATGCAGTTTCCGGAGCTGCGGGTGCCCTCGCGCCTGGCGCTGGCGCTGCGCAACCTGAACTTCGGGATGGCCAAGCGCCTCACCTGTTCCCGTTCCGATCTCCGGCAATTCTGGCAGCGGGCCACCGCCAGGCCGCTCCGGCTGCTGGCCCGCCCGCACAGGGTGGTCCTCAATTTTCTGAAGGACGCGCAGCTCTTCTTCCTGTTCCTGAGGGAGCTCGCCCGGACCTGAAGCCCGGCCGGGCGCGCCCACCACAAAAAAGGGCGGCCGGTGACGGCCGCCCTTCTCCATTTCGTTTTTCCCCGCGCTGATGAAGCCCGGTCCTACCTGGGCCGCTCCGCGGAGATGACCTTGTCCTTGGGGATGCTCAAATACCCCCCCACCTTGTTCTTCTGCACCCAGTTGATCACCACTTCGTAGCGGATCCGGTTCTTGCCCACCAAAAACTGGATTGGCTCGTTGATGAGTCGGTCCTTCTTCTCCAGCTGATTGTCGTCCACGTAGATCTTCAGGTTGAACTTCCCCTTCTTGTGGTCGGTACGGGTCAGCTGAATCCGGATGTCCTCCACCTTGACCGGGTTCTTCTTGTCGGGGAGAGTGAACTCGAAGAAATCGCGCTCCCCTTTCAAGCGGAGCTGGGCCAGTTCGCTCGAATTCTTCGCCACGGCGGCGCTCAGGCTGTCCTTCACATCCACCAGCTGCCGCCGGGTCCCCTCCAGGTCCCTGCGGGTGCTCTCCAGGTCGGTGCGGACGCTCACGACCTCGGTCTTGACCCCGCCGACCTCGGTGCTGACCTGGCCTATTCTGCTCTCGGCCTCGCTCTTGACCGCCTGCACCTGGGCCTCCACGTGCGAGGCATCGGCCTTGGTGGAAAGCGCCTGGGCCAGTTCCTGTTTCGTCTTCTTCCCCTCGGCCTGGATCTGGGCCGTCGTTTTCTTGAAGGTTTCCTCGGCGCTCCCCACGGCCTCTTCCAGGTTGGACTTCAAATCGGACACCTGGCTGGCCAGGGCCGCTTCCGTCACCTTGTTGCGGGTCTCCAGTTCGGCTATTCGGGCTCCGAGCTGATCCAACTCGGCCTGCTGCGCCCTCCGGTAGCGGGAGTGGGAGTAGAAAAGGTAAATCACCAGCTAAAGCAGAATCAGGATAAGCGCAAGCTTCACGGCTTCCGGAACCAGCCCCTTTTCCTGGGGCGCCGGTTTTTGCAGATCTGGGTTCAGGGAACTCATCACACCTCCTGGTGCATGAAAAGGCGGCACACGCGGCCGCCCATAACCGCCCCAATAATACGGCCGGCCGATCGAAAGTGCAATAAGGCGCAGGGGCGGAGGCTACGGCGCGGCCTCATCCGGCACCTCGGGCTCCCCCCCGAGGGGCCGCCGGGCACGGGTCACGAAGTAGCCGATGAGGGCGGCCAGGATGCTCGAACCGACCCAGAGGTTCAGCGTCGGGGAGCTCTTGAAGCCGAAATAGAGCATCACCCCGGAAAAGGCGAGATAGATGAGGGCGGCCGCCAGGGCGGCGGTCTGCGGCCGGGAAAATTCCCTGCGGCGGAACCGGACCCAGAAGAGGGAGAAGATCGTCAGCGCCGAAAACAGGGTGAGGATGGCTCCCACGTTGCTGAGCACCTCACCGAGCTGGTAGGCCAGGACCAGGAAAAGGGCTATGCCCCCCTGCAGCATCACCGCCCCCACCGGGGGGCGCCCCTCCTTCCCCTTGAGGACCGCGGGGAGAAACCCGTCCCGGGCCATGGCGGCATAAACGCGGGGTCCGAGAAACGTCATCGCGCTGACGGCCGAGATGAAGGCGATGATCGCCAGCACCGACATGCAGGCGGCGCCGAAGTCGCCCACCACGTCGCGCATGATCAGGTGGCCGAGGGTGATCCGGGCGGTTTCGTAGTCGTTCACCACCCGGAACTGCTCGGGGGTGAGGTTGGCCACGAACACCCAGTTCACGAACAGGTAGAGGACGCCGACGATGGAGCACCCCAGGATCAGGGCCCGGGGGACGTCGCGCCGGGGGTTGCGGAATTCGGAAGCGGCGTAGACCGCCGCGTTCCAGCCGCTGAAGGCGAAGGCGATGAAGAAGAGGTTCTGCATGAAAGCCCCCAGCGGGAAGCCTTCCGAGGGGCTCGTGGGCTGCCAGGTGGGCCAGGCGTTGTTCCCGCCCGCGAGGCCGACGGAGATAAAGCCGACCACGAGGACGATCTTGAGCGCCACCAGGGCGTTCTGCGCCGTAACCGAGAAGCGCAGGCCGACGGCGTGCACCGCCGTCATCAGCACGATCAGCCCGACGGCGAACAACGTGGGGTTCACCCAGTCGCCGAGCGTATGCGCGAAGGCGCCCGCGGCGATGGCGTCGATGGCGATCGGCGCGGAAAATCCCAGCAGGAGGGAGGCCCACCCGGCCAGGTACCCGAGCGCCGGGTGCACGAGGGTGGACAGGAACCGGTACTCCCCACCCGACCGGGGAACGATCCGGGCGATCCCGGCGTAGGCCCGCGCCCCGCACAGGGCCAGCAGCGCGCCGATCACCCAGGCCAGCAGGATCTGCCCCGGGGTGAGGTCCTGGGCCATATAGCCCGTGCTCAAGAAAACCCCCGCGCCGATCATGTTGGCGATGACCATCCCGATTCCCGAATACAGCCCCAAGCGATGATCCTTCATTCACCCCCACCCTTCGTCGCCGTCTCAGTTCTTCGCTGTCAGTCTTCGTCGTTCTTCGTCAACGTTGTGCAATACGCCCCCGCCGGAGTCCTGTTTCAACTCCCGCCGGACGGGGACCCATCATGCCCCGCGGAGCGGCCCGGTACAAGCGCTTTTCCCCGCCCGCCGGCCCGGAGTTTTTCTTGATGCCGGGCCGCGCACACGTTACCTTGAGGATATGATGAAACTCATGGCCATAACGGCTCACCCGGATGACGAAGCCGGCGCTTTCGGGGGGGCGCTTCTCCATTACCACGCGCGCGGGGTGGAAACCTCCGTGATCTGTCTCACTCCGGGGCAGGCGGCCACCCACCGGGGGGCGGCCCGTTCCGACGCCGAGCTCGCCCGGCTCCGGCGCGCCGAGTTCGCCGCCTCCTGCCGCATCCTCCAGGTCACCCACGGGGAGGTTCTCGATTACGCGGACGCGGGGCTGGTTCGCGCGGACCTCCACGCCGTGGTCGGAGACCTGACCGAACGGATCCGCAGGATCCGGCCCCACGTCCTCCTGACCATGGGGCCGGAAGGGGCGGTGACGGGACATCTCGACCACTCCATGGCCTCGCTGTTCGCGACCCTGGCCTTTCACTGGGCGGGCCGGAACGACCGCTATCCGGAGCAGCTGGCGGCGGGGCTCGAGCCCCACCGGACACGGAAGCTCTATTACTCGACGGCCGCGTTCACCCTCCCCGACCGGCCCCCCGTCTCCCCTCCCCCCTGCTCGGCCACGCTGGCGATCGGCCCCTGGGTCGAGGAAAAGATCGCGGCCTTCCGGGCCCACACCACCCAGGCCCCGCTCGGGGAGCCGTTCGCCCGGGCCATGCGCCGGTTCGGGGACAAGGAACTGTACCACCTGGCCGCGGTCTCCGAACCATCGGTCGCGGAAGCCGAATCGGACCTCTTCGAAGGGATCGAGGAATAGGACGCGCGGCCGGGAGGCCTCAACCGCAAGGTTCCGATTGACATATCCGGATTGAACTCAGTAGTATAGGGGGCATCCGGATCGGGTGGCGGCCGCCAGACGGTGTGGCGGCTTTTTCATTTGCGGCCATGACCGGTCAGGGAAACATGCCTAACGACAGGAGCGGGTTCCCATGGAAAAAGAGACTGGGAAAGTGAAGTGGTTCAATAACGCCAAAGGCTACGGCTTCATCGAGAGAAACAGCGGCGGGGACGTCTTCGTGCACCACACCGCCATCCAGATGGACGGGTTCCGGACCCTCTCGGAGGGGGAGGCCGTGAGTTTCTCGGTGACGGAGGGCCCGAAGGGGCTGCAGGCGGAAAACGTCACCAAACCCGAAGAATAGCCGCCCGCCCGCCGGCGCATGGTTTTTCCCGGCCCTGCCGGCGCCGCCGGGAACGGGGCTACAGGTTCGCGCGGATATAACGGCACATCACCAGGCCGAGCACTATGTTGAAGGGAAAGACGCCCGAGGTGTAGTGCCCACAGCGCAACCCGAAGGTGGAATGTTCGAGCCCCAGCCGGCGGTATTCCCCGAGGACGATCTCGGACAGCTCGGGAAGGAACGTGCAGTCGTACAGCGCGTGCACGAGCAGGGAGCGCTTCCCGGACCCCCGGAGTTTCGGGAAATAGGCCATGGGGCTGATGGGCATCCAGATCTCTCTCAGCTCTTCCAGGCTGACGTGTCCCCGGAGCCCCGCCAGGACGTGGCGGGTGGAGATCCCTTTCCATACGACATCGGCGAACCAGGGGGAGACGTGGTTCTGGACCGCCACCCCGATCCTCGGGTCGTGCGCGGCCGTGATCAGGGCGGTGCAGGACCCCAGGCTCGTCCCCAGGATCGCGAACCGGCTGTACCCCTGCCGCTCGAGCCAGTCGATGGCGGCGCGGCAGTCCATGACCGCCTGCCTCGTGGCCTCGAGCGTCCGCCCCAGGTTCGGCGAAAGGGCGTAATCCGCCCGCTCCAGCTCCTCGGGCATCCTCAGGTCGTGGTAAGGCTGGCTCAGGCGCAGCGCCGACAGCCCGAAGGCGTTGAGCAGCCGGCAGAGCGACAGGTGCCCGCCGGCGTCGGCGTTCCACTGCGGGAGCACCAGCACCACCCGCCCGCGCGAGTCGGCCGGGAAAAACCGCCCGTGCACGGTGTTGTTCCGCTCGTAGCGGGTTGCGAGCGGGCTCGTGAACGCCAGGCTGCGCCCGTCCAGGACGTAATCGCGCACCGGGGCGTAGGCGTGGTAGCGGTCGCTCTCCTCGACCGCCCGCCGCGCGTACTCCAGCAGGAACTCCCTGGGGTCGCCGGCCTCGGGCGCGCCCGGTAGGAATTCCAGCCCCCACTCGAACTCCCGCACCTTCCGGTTGGTGTCGCGCCGGGAGAGCTTCAGTTCCCACGCGTGAAAGATCCTGGACAGCACTGCCTTCCCCTCCGATCGAGGCCCAAAAGGATGTACTTTAGCAAACCGGCGGATCGTCGGACAACGGGGGAATGGCCTTACTCGGGTTCCCGGAAGGCGCCGGAGGAGAGGCGGGGGTTCTGCGGCATGCGGGGAAGATGGTAGTAGCCTTTCCGGTAGACCACCCGGGCCGCGGGCCTGAGGCACTCGACGGCGATCCGGTGGTAGGAGTCGGGCTCCAGCGCCTGGTTGGAAACGTAGGTCAGGAAGTAGCGGCTCTTCATCTCACGGGCCACATCGGCGTAGATGCCCAGGATCTGGTCGTAGTCGGTCGGAAAGAAGCTGCGCCCCCCGGTCTCCCCGGCCAGCCGGGTCATCGCCTCCTCCCGTTTCCGGAAAAACTCCTCGATATAGTCCTCGTCATCCCCGAACAGCCTCCGGTAGATGTCGTTGAGGATCACCACCCGCCGTTCGCGCCGGGCGTCGCTGGCGACGATGGCCGTCTTCGAGACCACGTACAGGGACGCCTGGGATTTGGCGATCGCGCGCTCCGCCTCCTCCAGCCCCACCCGGCTCTGGTTGTCCAGGCAGTCGGTGAAGAGGACGATGGCCTTGCG includes these proteins:
- a CDS encoding nucleotidyl transferase AbiEii/AbiGii toxin family protein, coding for MNEAVARMLARYERRRAEDDVKVLREILQEIALLGLWRSRFFEKAAFYGGTALRILHGMDRYSEDLDFSLLKPAAEFDLSRYCNALEKEIRSFGFDATVTGKSKSGQSAIRSAFLKADTLKHLLVINTTEGLTASIPPGQVLKLKIEVDTDPPPGFDTETRFLLQPIPFSVRAFALPDMFAGKMHAALCRNWKNRVKGRDWYDLVWYAANHPQLHLKHLEQRMIQSGHLKKTEKLTPEKLSVIGKAVVQRLDVNQARKEVEPFVKDPETLTAWSREFFHDVMRRIVFT
- a CDS encoding RluA family pseudouridine synthase; the encoded protein is MRGKNRGYAFRRSLGPEAAGVPLLEYLGRHYPGTAQDKWLDRIGAGRVLLDGVPASIDTLLAPGRELTWSRPPWEEPEVPLDYAILHLDPHLLAVAKPAGLPTMPGGGLFMEHTLLALVRRQFPRANPLHRLGRGTSGVVLFALTTEAFARVSALWGGGRTRKLYRTLVSGQPAEDLFDIDVPIGPVPHALLGSVHAAHPAGKRAHSRVRVLERRAGAALVEVEITTGRPHQIRIHLAAAGHPLVGDPLYAPGGVPPEGCRALPGDLGYHLHHLTLAFPHPADARRVEITCAPPPLLRLS
- a CDS encoding radical SAM protein → MRIGLINTNRLRPPVAPIALDYLAEALDAAGQAVSLLDLCWEEDPEAAIGRFLAEEECGLVGMTLRNTDDCAYPNRGSHLPGFARMVAAVRRASDAPIVLGGVGFSVMPGKILELTGADYGIWGEGEFVLPELARRLERQLPVEGLPGLVWPENGVWKRNPPRFGRLDRLPRMRRRWLDNGRYFREGGQAGFETQRGCSGRCIYCADPVAKGRRVRRRPPEAVADEIEHLLGQGIDVLHTCDGEFNLSETHALDVCREIARRGLGERLRWYAYCSPVPFSRGLARAMRAAGCAGIDFGADHGDGSMLKRLGRGHVPADVVDAVGNAREEGMAVMVDLLLGAPGETLRGIERTVEMVRRAGADLAGVSLGVRVFPGTPLAAQLGWNAGVEPAFFLEPEIAGSVFERLDALIGADPKFLFFDPSRPKRNYNYDSNERLVEAIGKGCRGAFWDILRTYAG
- a CDS encoding Gfo/Idh/MocA family oxidoreductase — protein: MGHCYATVIHNHPHMSLEAVIDPNPEAAKAFRHSFRCKSYGSVEDCLAAGHQAEGAVICTPPASHAEIATQLLENRTHTLCEPPLALDPESAEKMKETARRCAATLMMGSKFRFVADVIQARGLIQAGILGHVLEFEGDFRETVDMTSRWNVQPELSGGGVLMDSGPLAVDVVRYLFGPIQAIRAEEGRRVQSREVEDTVRLELSTEPGILGTLHLSWALKNNGEDYFRIYGTQGNMCIGWRKSFYRPTGAADWIHFGEGYSTQKALGLQLSHFMDVVSGEEVPEITAEEELASVRVIETAYRSLATGRHMHIGAADPDAARARKLSLISSSAKPFPTWIFNR